DNA from Campylobacter concisus:
CGGCGGTAGCACAAATATCATCCTATCAAGGCTATTTTTTTTCACATCCTCACACTAGCCATACCAGCTGTAAAACTCACAAAAAATTAGATATATCGCCGCAAAGCGCCAAGTAAAAACCGCGAGTAGCTAAGCTGCGTATCTTCCCATTTGCCGCTATCTAGCGCGCAGTAAAGAACATTGCCAGCTTTGCCACCAAAGGCACCGCCGTTTATCACGAACAAATTTATACAAAACATCGTTTGCCACGAACAAATTGCTAGGCATCTACCCTGCCTCGCTAAAGTTTTTGCCAAGGTTAAAGCTGTAAATTCCACGCTTCATCTGCTCACATACTGAGCCAAGTAGGCGCAGCCAACCTTCATCCATCACGATGCCACCGCACCCATAAACAAACGCTCCTATCGGTGAGCAAGTAGTTACCTGAAGTCCTAAAAGCTCGCTTTACACCATGCTTTCATCAAGAGACAAAAATTAATTAGCCTCTTTTAGCCACTCCTTGATCAGTGCCCAGCCTGGCCTATTGCGTCTACAAGCTCATCTAAAGCTCATTTTGTATGCCCATGCGGTAAATTTAGTGAAATTTTAAAGAAGAATTTGGCAAGTCACCCCGCCAAATTTTGTATTAGTAGATTATTTTGCGTCCCAAGCTAGGATCGTATTGCCTTCGGCATCGGTAGCCACGTCGCCCATACCCATGATATTGTAGCCGCAGTCTACGTAGTGAACTTCACCTGTTACACCGCTAGCTAGGTCGCTAAGTAGATACATCGCGCTGTTGCCGACGTCTTCAGTCGTAACGTTGCGTTTTAGCGGGCTATTTACTTCGTTGTAACGAAGTATCATCTTAAAATCGCCTATTCCGCTTGCAGCAAGCGTTTTGATAGGGCCTGCGCTGATAGCATTTACGCGGATATTTTTAGCACCAAGGTCGTGTGCTAGGTAGCGAACCGAGCTTTCAAGTGCCGCTTTGGCAACGCCCATGACATTGTAGTGTGGCACAAATTTTGGTCCGCCAAGGTATGTAAGAGTTAGTACCGAACCACCCTCTTTTAGCACCGGTAGGACCGCACGAGTAAGGCTTAGTAGCGAATAAACGCTAGTACCCATCGCGATATCAAATGCCTCTTTAGTCGTGTTTACAAACTCGCCTTCAAGCGCTTCTTTTGGTGCATAAGCCACGGCATGCACGACAAAATCTATCTCGCCAAGGTCTGCTTTGATGCGATCCGCAAGACCGTCCAAGTGAGCGGGATTATTTACGTCAAGCTCATAGACGAATTTGCTACCAAACTCCTCTGCGATCGGCTCTACACGCTTTTTAAGAGCGTCATTTAGATATGTAAATGCCATCTGTGCACCTTGATCGCAGCAAGCTTTTGCAATGCCATAAGCTATTGACTTGGCGTTAGCGACACCGACGATTAGGCCTTTTTTGCCTTTTAAAATCATTATTTCTCCTTTCTAATTTTGCTTGGCTTTTAAGCGTCTTTGAATGAGTTTTGATTTTGCTCCCTGTGACAGGCTATGTGCCTAGTCTTGGTCGCAAAATCTGCAACAACATTTAAATCCATCTTAAAATCCTTCGCAATTTGACTTAAAATTTTACAATCCAAATTTAACAAAACGCCAAATTATAAACACAAATCGACAAGCGGAAATATCGCTAGGCGGATTTAAATGTTTCGCAGTAAATTTTGTCCCAAGACTAGGCACATAGCCTGTCACAGAGCGAAATTTACAAAATCATTTAAAGACGTCAGCGAGTGACGCGCTAATAAGTTCCAAGAAACCAGAAGCGTCCCAGCTTGCCGTACCTACTAGTACTCCGTCGCAGTTTTTAATACCCGCTATCCCGCCGATATTTGCGACATTTAC
Protein-coding regions in this window:
- a CDS encoding DUF2625 family protein, coding for MAKTLARQGRCLAICSWQTMFCINLFVINGGAFGGKAGNVLYCALDSGKWEDTQLSYSRFLLGALRRYI
- a CDS encoding DUF2625 domain-containing protein, with the protein product MGAFVYGCGGIVMDEGWLRLLGSVCEQMKRGIYSFNLGKNFSEAG
- the fabI gene encoding enoyl-ACP reductase FabI produces the protein MILKGKKGLIVGVANAKSIAYGIAKACCDQGAQMAFTYLNDALKKRVEPIAEEFGSKFVYELDVNNPAHLDGLADRIKADLGEIDFVVHAVAYAPKEALEGEFVNTTKEAFDIAMGTSVYSLLSLTRAVLPVLKEGGSVLTLTYLGGPKFVPHYNVMGVAKAALESSVRYLAHDLGAKNIRVNAISAGPIKTLAASGIGDFKMILRYNEVNSPLKRNVTTEDVGNSAMYLLSDLASGVTGEVHYVDCGYNIMGMGDVATDAEGNTILAWDAK
- a CDS encoding triose-phosphate isomerase, coding for RLLIAYEPVWAIGTGKSANAEQIEGVLNFIREQTSAPLLYGGSVNVANIGGIAGIKNCDGVLVGTASWDASGFLELISASLADVFK